One genomic segment of Linepithema humile isolate Giens D197 chromosome 5, Lhum_UNIL_v1.0, whole genome shotgun sequence includes these proteins:
- the LOC105668667 gene encoding uncharacterized protein yields the protein MSEINNETSISTKSHDYRKNIESAFSMLDEKSSKNTETSVMSPETDCQKKMTVFTSTRNINETDTCDDSSMNEKIDNSKEQCNFKNHIDVAISYDERSFKTETNAETNVIFSETDCQKEMTVFTSTRNVNKASVIHLNQESKSDTFFYTEKSDFFDNFDISIPCDLNTITNLHNVNVMENVNTENIEECKELSSTSKIYGGCEFSDVEKCVKRLTYSMSEEVSPDEGNILSIDQQDDSQTIDVPLFHGLHSSPIANDTDGDSEYVPSEHSSSSHIHDESIQHVKNMNKTTTSVSSLDTSNANTVGTTICNDEIMYVETSNTKSTKKNYCLFCKKLQSQLARHLVTVHRNKAEVKKFVVLPAKHPERLKMIEAIRKNGNFKFNTQAELNTGQLIVSRRPNKKCKKNATDFIACAKCKGFFAKSTIRHHSRVCFNKNFQRNRNIMIMERKVTGRLHPLANDALTKTVFPVMREDEITRIVRYDELLIIYANKMCIKYKAQHQHDMIRARLRLLGRFLLALKDINTNIQDFQSLYHPRLYDDCISAINIIAGYDNGTQLYRTPAVASTLSTLLKYVGNILILECIKKEDENKKKLVKDFIKLLVVDIGTSVTKTVKETQSAHKRHKKINLPSLNDIKKLYIHLAKQRTAAYAALKGSFTYEKWLALAEVTLTSIHVFNRRRAGEMERAEIEDFKHHVKVNKNMFGDIYKSLSVEDRKIAEKYVRFCIRGKLGRTVPVLLSNEMFDCISLILKFRTEANVPKKNPFIFGLPGFDKKRYRYLRACVLMRKFTRACNASESTTLRGTTLRKHIATHCIQFNLNDTEISDLATFMGHADKIHKEHYRQPQASRDILKISRYLEAVQGGNEQESENESNSDSEKENTLNQDILNTTDEIDVAQSNTSIDSITCHKQTDKQTKKRKRSTSPYGKTKRVRWTENEKQAVLQAFALHIQNRTLPSLKEIQEVRINRHPNVLCTHSR from the exons ATGagtgaaattaataatgagaCTTCTATCTCTACTAAAAGTCatgattatagaaaaaatattgagtccGCATTTTCAATGTTAGATGAAAAAAGTTCTAAAAACACTGAAACTAGTGTTATGTCCCCAGAAACTGATTGCCAGAAGAAAATGACAGTTTTTACCTCTACTA gaaATATTAACGAAACCGATACCTGTGATGATTCAAGTATGAACGAAAAGATTGATAATTCTAAGgaacaatgtaattttaagaatCATATTGATGTAGCTATATCTTATg aTGAAAGAAGTTTTAAAACTGAAACTAACGCTGAAACTAATGTTATATTCTCAGAAACTGATTGCCAGAAGGAAATGACAGTTTTTACCTCTACTA gAAATGTAAACAAAGCAAGTGTGATACATTTGAATCAAGAAAGTAAAAGTGATACTTTTTTCTACACTGAAAAAAGCgattttttcgataattttgatatttctatACCATGTG atttgaatacaataacaaatttgcataatgtaaatgttatgGAAAATGTTAATACTGAAAACATAGAAGAATGCAAAGAACTTTCTTCTACTT CTAAAATATATGGTGGATGTGAGTTTAGTGATGTGGAGAAATGTGTTAAACGATTGACGTATAGCATGTCTG AAGAAGTATCACCAGATGAAGGAAATATACTTTCTATTGATCAACAAGATGATTCACAAACCATTGATGTTCCATTATTTCATGGTCTTCATTCTTCTCCAATTGCTAATGATACTGATGGGGATTCGGAATATGTACCTTCGGAGCACAGTTCTTCTTCACACATACATGATGAATCTATACAACACGTGAAAAATATGAACAAGACTACAACTTCAGTTTCAAGTTTGGACACTTCAAACGCGAATACTGTTGGCACAACAATATGTAACGACGAGATCATGTACGTTGAAACTTCTAATACAAAatcaactaaaaaaaattattgtcttttttgcaaaaagttgCAATCTCAACTTGCAAGACATTTAGTAACAGTTCATCGTAACAAAgcagaagtaaaaaaatttgttgtgtTACCTGCTAAACACccagaaagattgaaaatgaTAGAAGCTATACGAAAAAATGGAAACTTTAAGTTTAACACACAAGCCGAACTTAATACTGGACAATTAATTGTAAGCAGAcgtccaaataaaaaatgtaagaaaaatgcTACTGATTTTATAGCCTGTGCCAAATGTAAAGGATTTTTTGCGAAAAGCACAATAAGACACCATTCTCGAGtttgttttaacaaaaatttccaaagaaatagaaatattatgattatggAGAGAAAAGTTACCGGAAGACTTCATCCATTGGCAAATGATGCTTTAACAAAAACTGTTTTCCCTGTTATGCGAGAAGATGAGATAACACGTATTGTGAGATACGAcgaattattgattatatatgcgaataaaatgtgtataaaatacaaGGCACAACATCAACATGATATGATTCGTGCAAGGTTACGTCTTCTCGGTCGGTTTCTCCTAgcattaaaagatataaatacaaatatacaaGATTTTCAGTCATTATACCATCCTCGATTATATGATGACTGTATttctgcaataaatattattgcaggATATGATAACGGCACACAACTATATAGAACTCCAGCAGTAGCATCTACTTTGTCAACTCTTCTTAAATACGTAggaaatattctaattttggAATGCATCAAAaaagaagatgaaaataagaaaaaattagtcaaagattttataaaattgcttgTCGTAGATATTGGAACAAGTGTCACTAAAACAGTAAAAGAGACGCAGTCTGCTCATAAAAGgcataaaaagattaatctaCCATCATtgaatgatattaaaaagttgtaCATACATTTGGCGAAGCAAAGAACTGCAGCATATGCAGCATTAAAAGGATCTTTTACATATGAAAAATGGCTTGCCTTGGCTGAGGTCACATTAACTTCAATACATGTCTTTAATAGACGTCGAGCAGGAGAAATGGAACGAGCAGAGATAGAAGATTTTAAACATCAtgttaaagttaataaaaatatgtttggtgatatttataaatcctTATCAGTCGAAGATAGAAAAATTGCCGAAAAATATGTGCGATTTTGTATTAGAGGAAAGTTGGGACGAACAGTACCCGTTTTATTGTCAAACGAAATGTTTGactgtatttcattaattttgaaatttcgtACAGAAGCAAATGTACCAAAAAaaaatccttttatttttggattacctggtttcgataaaaaaagatatcgatATCTGAGAGCATGTGTTTTAATGCGGAAATTTACACGTGCATGTAACGCAAGTGAGTCAACCACTTTGCGTGGTACAACATTAAGAAAACACATAGCAACACATTGTATTCAGTTCAATCTGAATGATACTGAAATTTCGGATCTCGCAACGTTTATGGGTCATGCGGATAAAATACATAAGGAGCACTATAGGCAACCACAAGCAAGCAGagatatacttaaaatttctcgATATCTAGAAGCAGTACAAGGAGGAAATGAACAAGAATCAGAGAATGAATCGAATAGCgattctgaaaaagaaaatactttaaaCCAGGATATTCTTAATACTACTGATGAAATTG ACGTAGCACAATCTAATACTTCAATTGATTCTATAACATGTCATAAGCAAACAGATAAACAAACTAAAAAACGGAAACGTAGTA CATCTCCGTATGGAAAAACAAAAAGGGTTAGATGGACTGAAAACGAGAAGCAAGCAGTACTTCAAGCGTTTGCACTACACATACAGAATCGTACATTACCGTCTCTAAAAGAAATACAggaa GTCCGCATCAACAGACACCCCAATGTTTTGTGCACTCACAGTCGCTAA
- the LOC105668680 gene encoding uncharacterized protein: MSEINNETAISTKSHDYRKDIESASSMLDEKNSKNTETSVMSSETDYQKKMTVFTSTRNMNETDTCDDSSMNEKIDNSKEQCNSKSHIDITISYGNTNAIITCDNISEIINATPVSTNNHDYEKNFKSIFLLSDERSSKTETNAETNVIFSETDCQKEKTVFTSANLNTITNLHNVNVMENVNTENIEDCKELSSTWKRREYTCNSGILT, from the exons ATGagtgaaattaataatgagaCTGCTATCTCTACTAAAAGTCATGATTATAGAAAAGATATTGAGTCCGCATCTTCAATgttagatgaaaaaaattctaaaaacaCTGAAACTAGTGTTATGTCCTCAGAAACTGATTACCAGAAGAAAATGACAGTTTTTACCTCTACTA gaaATATGAACGAAACCGATACCTGTGATGATTCAAGTATGAATGAAAAGATTGATAATTCTAAGGAACAATGTAATTCTAAGAGTCATATTGACATAACTATATCTTATG GCAATACTAATGCAATCATAACCTGCGATAATATAAGTGAAATTATCAATGCAACTCCAGTCTCTACTAATAATCATGattatgagaaaaattttaaatctatatttttattgtcagaTGAAAGAAGTTCTAAAACTGAAACTAACGCTGAAACTAATGTTATATTCTCAGAAACTGATTGCCAGAAGGAAAAGACAGTTTTTACCTCTGCTA atttgaatacaataacaaatttgcataatgtaaatgttatgGAAAATGTTAATACTGAAAACATAGAAGATTGCAAAGAACTTTCTTCTACTT GGAAAAGAAGAGAATACACTTGTAATAGCGGGATTCTTACATAG